The proteins below are encoded in one region of Vicia villosa cultivar HV-30 ecotype Madison, WI unplaced genomic scaffold, Vvil1.0 ctg.000944F_1_1, whole genome shotgun sequence:
- the LOC131632499 gene encoding uncharacterized protein LOC131632499: MDLVDPPTIGGKFSWINRSCRAMSRFDRLFLSDKFIVDWKVEGQSIGERDVSDHAQIWIKDNKRNWGPKPFRFNNLWFDHDSFFNFVELEWKKMSVKGRGDYCLVEKLKVLKGYIAKWNKDVFGWIDLKIDNAGKEMNFLDNQFAHFAGNVPEEMVLERSRANIEFWDNLNKKECLIRKKSRQLWLSKGECNTGFFHNSLKDRRRRNSLCTLDSRRGRLEEVSEVKHFIFNHFKSFYKEEVVGRQNLSGLSFKELNRSKSIDLERLFTKMEIKEAIWACDELIPKNTNPQNIGEYRPICLVGSIYKILAKILAARLKVVIGSLISYNQTAFVPDMNMMDGFLLVNEIIDWSRRNKKKCLLLKVEFKKAYDSVSWEYIREMIRRMGFGVRWMKWMEACIFTSHMSVLVNGSATKDFKVQKGLRQGDPLSPFLFVPAIEGEWLFNSATAFISCKKGGISFKLLGILVGESPRKKKVWAEFTLSFYKAPGKVLEEIRRLQSNFLLSGKVDKKSIHWVNWDKIYKPKKKGGLGVRDVREVNKALILKWKWRILKEDNAIWSRFVLLRYHYPELKVQAPRGEMCCKDDSIWWRDINNNDLLDEFVVNGFSGCYKCNCKNEKDTLFWHNFWLGDQSLRESFPELFDMSTIKNCAVADLMVLENGRYKWTPGLLFGSSGVLAAAAAAVLDSAGCARLCTELDVMQLNVAENDGFSWCINSENDFKVASISNIVSVSKTFAWAPNVIKLLKVMWNLKIPPKMKVFAPRFFVGRIPSNDNLLKRGMTNLDNLDFVFCGMHLENFSHLFFNCHIVKDIWKSMYG, encoded by the exons ATGGATTTGGTGGACCCTCCAACTATAGGAGGAAAGTTTAGTTGGATCAATAGAAGTTGTAGAGCGATGAGCCGATTCGATAGACTATTTCTATCGGACAAATTCATAGTAGATTGGAAGGTGGAAGGTCAATCTATTGGGGAAAGGGATGTATCTGATCACGCGCAAATTTGGATTAAAGATAATAAGAGGAATTGGGGCCCAAAACCATTTAGGTTCaataatctttggtttgatcATGATAGCTTCTTTAATTTTGTGGAATTGGAGTGGAAAAAGATGTCGGTGAAGGGGAGAGGAGATTATTGCTTGGTAGAAAAATTGAAAGTTCTTAAAGGTTATATAGCTAAGTGGAACAAGGATGTCTTCGGGTGGATAGATCTCAAAATTGATAACGCGGGAAAAGAGATGAATTTTTTAGATAACCAGTTTGctcattttgcaggtaatgttCCGGAGGAGATGGTGCTCGAAAGATCAAGAGCGAATATTGAGTTTTGGGATAACCTTAATAAAAAAGAATGCTTGATCCGCAAAAAATCTAGACAACTTTGGTTATCCAAAGGTGAATGCAACACTGGTTTTTTTCACAATTCTCTAAAAGATAGACGTAGGAGGAACTCTTTATGCACTCTTGATTCTAGAAGGGGAAGATTGGAAGAAGTTAGTGAGGTTAAACATTTCATTTTCAACCATTTCAAGTCTTTTTACAAAGAAGAAGTGGTGGGGAGACAAAATCTTAGTGGGTTGTCGTTTAAGGAATTAAACCGGTCGAAGAGCATAGATCTTGAGAGATTGTTTACCAAGATGGAAATCAAGGAGGCTATTTGGGCGTGTGATG AATTGATCCCTAAGAACACCAATCCCCAAAATATAGGCGAGTACCGCCCCATTTGTTTGGTAGGAAGTATTTACAAGATTTTAGCGAAAATCTTGGCGGCTAGACTGAAAGTTGTTATAGGTAGTTTGATTTCCTACAACCAAACCGCTTTTGTGCCGGATATGAATATGATGGATGGATTTTTATTGGTGAATGAGATAATTGATTGGtctagaagaaataaaaaaaagtgtcttttgcTTAAGGTGGAATTCAAAAAGGCTTATGATTCCGTTTCTTGGGAATACATTAGAGAGATGATAAGGAGGATGGGTTTTGGGGTtagatggatgaaatggatggaggcTTGCATCTTCACGAGTCACATGTCTGTTTTAGTCAATGGGAGTGCAACAAAGGATTTCAAGGTGCAAAAAGGTTTGAGACAAGGTGATCCCTTGTCTCCGTTTCTCTTTGTTCCAGCTATAGAGG GGGAGTGGCTCTTCAATTCGGCAACGGCGTTTATTTCTTGCAAGAAAGGTGGGATCTCTTTCAAATTATTAGGAATCTTGGTGGGGGAGAGTCCTAGAAAGAAGAAAGTTTGGGCGGAG TTTACTTTATCATTTTACAAAGCTCCGGGGAAGGTCTTAGAAGAGATTAGAAGGCTTCAAAGCAATTTTTTATTGAGCGGGAAAGTAGATAAAAAAAGTATTCATTGGGTGAATTGGGATAAGATTTACAAACCAAAGAAGAAGGGTGGCTTAGGTGTGAGAGATGTAAGAGAGGTTAATAAGGCTCTTATTctaaaatggaagtggaggattttGAAGGAGGATAATGCTATTTGGAGTAGATTTGTATTGTTGAGGTATCACTATCCAGAGCTAAAGGTGCAAGCTCCGAGAGGGGAAATGTGTTGCAAAGATGACTCTATTTGGTGGAGGGACATTAACAATAATGATTTGCTCGACGAGTTTGTTGTTAATGGTTTCTCCGGATGTTACAAGTGCAATTGTAAAAACGAAAAAGACACtcttttttggcataatttttggTTGGGAGATCAATCTCTTCGCGAGTCTTTCCCGGAATTGTTTGATATGTCAACCATCAAAAATTGTGCGGTTGCGGATTTGATGGTGTTGGAAAATGGCAGGTACAAGTGGACGCCGGGATTGTTGTTCGGCAGCAGTGGAGTTTTGGCTGCTGCAGCAGCGGCTGTTCTGGACAGCGCTGGTTGCGCTCGTCTCTGCACCGAGCTGGACGTCATGCAGCTTAACGTGGCGGAGAATGACGGGTTTTCGTGGTGTATCAATTCGGAGAATGATTTTAAGGTGGCTAGCATTTCCAACATTGTTAGTGTTTCCAAAACTTTTGCTTGGGCTCCTAATGTTATCAAGTTGTTGAAGGTGATGTGGAATCTCAAAATTCCTCCTAAAATGAAAGTTTTTGCGCCAAGATTTTTTGTCGGAAGAATTCCTTCTAATGATAATCTCTTGAAAAGGGGTATGACGAACTTGGATAATTTGGATTTTGTTTTTTGCGGTATGCATCTGGAGaatttctctcatctcttttttaATTGTCATATAGTGAAAGATATTTGGAAAAGCATGTATGGTTGA